A DNA window from Buttiauxella agrestis contains the following coding sequences:
- the tctD gene encoding transcriptional regulator TctD: MRLLLAEDNRELAHWLEKALIQAGFAVDCVFDGQAADHLLQNERYAVAVMDIGMPRMDGLEVLQRLRKRGQTLPVLLLTAHSAVSDRVKGLNTGADDYLPKPFELEELDARLRALVRRSEGQIHEQQQLGQLGLHDDGYFLLKNKPLALTPREHAILTVLMYRRTRPVPKQQLFEQVFSLSDEANPESIELYIHRLRKKLASSNVQITTLRGLGYVLECSDANH; the protein is encoded by the coding sequence ATGCGTCTCTTACTGGCGGAAGATAACCGTGAGCTGGCTCACTGGCTGGAGAAAGCCCTGATACAAGCGGGCTTTGCGGTGGATTGCGTTTTTGACGGGCAGGCAGCCGACCATCTATTACAAAACGAACGTTATGCGGTCGCGGTGATGGATATCGGGATGCCGAGAATGGATGGTCTTGAGGTATTACAGCGTTTGCGCAAGCGCGGGCAGACGCTGCCGGTACTGTTGCTGACGGCGCACAGCGCGGTGAGTGACCGTGTGAAAGGGCTGAATACCGGAGCCGACGATTATTTGCCGAAACCGTTTGAATTAGAGGAACTGGATGCGCGACTGCGGGCGCTGGTGCGGCGCAGCGAAGGACAAATCCATGAGCAGCAGCAACTGGGGCAGCTCGGTTTACATGATGACGGCTATTTTCTGCTGAAGAATAAACCGCTGGCGTTAACCCCGCGTGAACACGCTATTTTGACGGTACTGATGTACCGCCGCACGCGCCCCGTTCCCAAACAGCAACTGTTTGAACAGGTGTTTAGTTTGAGCGATGAAGCCAACCCGGAAAGTATCGAGCTATATATTCATCGGCTACGCAAAAAATTGGCCAGCAGTAATGTGCAAATCACCACGCTACGCGGGCTTGGCTACGTGCTGGAGTGCAGCGATGCAAACCATTAA
- the glpB gene encoding glycerol-3-phosphate dehydrogenase subunit GlpB, producing the protein MKFDSLIIGGGLAGLVCGVRLAEAGLHCAIVSRGQSALHFSSGSLDLLAQLPDGSPVNSPLNALEALKQQAPEHPYSLMGADNVCRYAAESEALLARCNITLTGSYQQNHQRITPLGTQRATWLSPEEIPLAPLAWQRITVVGIAGFLDFQPELVAGSLADNNIEVQVAELTLPALDTLRNNPSEFRAANIARVLDMSEQQRLFIEELKMLANNTDALFLPACLGSENSLAWQNISRQLSCPLRLLPTLPPSVLGMRMSQQLRRRFQQLGGIIMPGDAVVNTEVENHNVTALFTRNHGEVPLRARHVVLASGSFFSNGLQAKFDGIREAIFGLDVRAPAQREGWSKEDFFSPQPYLQAGVIVDEHFHPSRDGQRIENLFAIGSVLAGFDPIEQGCGAGVSMMGALHVARQILEIQGRNQ; encoded by the coding sequence ATGAAATTCGACAGTCTGATTATTGGCGGTGGTTTAGCCGGACTGGTATGCGGGGTTCGTCTGGCGGAGGCGGGTCTTCATTGCGCCATCGTCAGTCGTGGGCAAAGCGCCCTGCATTTTTCGTCAGGTTCGTTGGATTTGCTGGCGCAATTGCCCGACGGCAGCCCGGTAAACTCTCCTTTAAACGCACTCGAAGCCCTGAAACAACAAGCCCCTGAACACCCTTATAGCCTGATGGGTGCAGACAACGTCTGCCGTTATGCGGCCGAAAGCGAGGCGCTGCTGGCCCGGTGCAATATCACGCTCACAGGAAGTTATCAGCAAAACCATCAGCGCATCACACCGCTGGGAACACAACGGGCAACGTGGTTAAGCCCGGAAGAAATTCCCTTGGCTCCCCTCGCGTGGCAGCGCATTACAGTGGTCGGGATTGCCGGTTTTCTTGATTTCCAGCCTGAACTGGTCGCCGGTTCGCTTGCGGATAATAATATTGAGGTTCAAGTAGCCGAGCTGACGCTTCCAGCCTTAGACACGCTGCGTAACAACCCCAGCGAATTTCGCGCCGCCAACATCGCCCGCGTATTGGATATGTCGGAGCAGCAGCGCCTGTTTATTGAGGAGCTTAAAATGCTGGCGAACAACACCGACGCCCTCTTCCTTCCGGCCTGTCTGGGAAGCGAAAACTCACTCGCCTGGCAGAATATCAGCCGCCAGTTATCCTGCCCGCTGCGCCTGCTGCCCACCCTTCCGCCGTCAGTGCTCGGCATGCGCATGTCCCAACAATTGCGCCGCCGTTTCCAGCAGTTGGGCGGGATTATCATGCCGGGTGATGCCGTCGTGAACACGGAAGTGGAAAACCATAACGTCACCGCACTTTTCACCCGCAATCACGGCGAAGTCCCCCTGCGAGCCAGGCATGTTGTGCTCGCCAGCGGCAGCTTTTTCAGTAATGGCCTGCAAGCGAAATTTGACGGTATCCGCGAAGCTATTTTTGGTCTTGATGTTCGTGCCCCGGCGCAGCGTGAAGGCTGGAGCAAAGAGGATTTTTTCAGCCCGCAACCTTATTTGCAGGCGGGCGTTATCGTTGATGAACACTTTCACCCTTCTCGTGACGGGCAGCGCATCGAAAATCTGTTTGCTATCGGCTCGGTGCTCGCGGGCTTCGACCCCATCGAACAAGGATGCGGCGCAGGTGTTTCAATGATGGGCGCACTGCATGTCGCCCGGCAAATTCTTGAGATTCAGGGGAGAAACCAATGA
- a CDS encoding nicotinamide mononucleotide deamidase-related protein YfaY, with amino-acid sequence MIKVEMLSTGDEVLHGQIIDTNAAWLADYFFNQGLPMSRRNTVGDSLDDLIAVLKERSEQADILIVNGGLGPTSDDLSALAAATAAGVELVMHQEWLAQMERFFAERGREMAPSNRKQALIPATSEMVDNPVGTACGFALQLNRCLMFFTPGVPSEFKVMVEQQIMPRLRERFVLPEPPVCLRLTTFGRSESELAQSLEPIPLPEGAVMGYRSSMPIIELKLTGPATQRAAMEAVWPEVQRVAGESTIFEGTEGLPAQLAQRLREASLNVAVSEQFTAGLLCLQLSSAQAPLGNSEVLSARPETLMQITERAKAFALQAGSAVALVVGCLDDEHLNFALHTPKGTYGLQVKFSVTRHALRIRQEVCAMMALNMLRRWLNGQDVAAEHGWVNVVDSLEI; translated from the coding sequence ATGATAAAAGTGGAAATGCTGTCTACCGGCGACGAAGTGCTGCATGGTCAAATTATTGATACCAACGCAGCCTGGCTTGCTGATTACTTTTTTAACCAGGGTTTACCGATGTCGCGCCGTAACACGGTGGGTGACAGTCTTGACGATCTCATTGCAGTGCTTAAAGAGCGCAGCGAGCAGGCCGATATTCTGATTGTGAACGGTGGGCTTGGGCCAACCAGCGACGATCTCAGTGCGCTTGCCGCCGCCACTGCCGCAGGTGTGGAACTGGTGATGCATCAGGAATGGCTTGCGCAAATGGAGCGTTTCTTTGCCGAGCGTGGGCGTGAAATGGCACCGAGCAATCGCAAACAAGCGCTGATTCCTGCAACCAGCGAAATGGTGGATAACCCGGTCGGCACCGCGTGTGGCTTTGCGCTGCAACTCAACCGCTGCCTGATGTTTTTCACTCCTGGTGTGCCTTCTGAATTTAAAGTGATGGTCGAGCAACAAATCATGCCGCGCTTGCGCGAACGCTTTGTTCTGCCTGAACCTCCAGTTTGCCTGCGTCTGACGACGTTTGGGCGCTCTGAAAGCGAACTGGCGCAAAGCCTTGAACCGATCCCGTTGCCGGAAGGGGCTGTGATGGGCTATCGCTCATCCATGCCAATTATCGAGCTAAAACTGACCGGCCCTGCCACGCAGCGCGCAGCAATGGAAGCCGTCTGGCCTGAAGTTCAGCGCGTGGCGGGTGAAAGCACCATTTTTGAAGGGACTGAGGGTTTACCTGCGCAGTTGGCGCAACGTCTGCGCGAAGCATCGCTCAACGTTGCGGTCAGCGAGCAATTCACCGCCGGGCTGCTGTGTTTGCAACTCTCCAGCGCACAAGCGCCGCTGGGTAACAGTGAAGTGCTTTCCGCGCGCCCTGAAACCCTGATGCAAATCACTGAGCGTGCAAAGGCCTTCGCGCTGCAAGCGGGGAGTGCGGTGGCGCTGGTGGTCGGGTGCCTCGATGATGAGCATCTGAATTTCGCCCTGCATACGCCAAAAGGCACTTACGGTCTGCAAGTGAAGTTCAGCGTGACCCGCCACGCCCTGCGCATCCGCCAGGAAGTCTGCGCGATGATGGCGTTAAACATGCTGCGCCGCTGGCTCAATGGGCAGGATGTTGCCGCCGAGCATGGCTGGGTTAACGTTGTCGACTCACTAGAAATCTAA
- the glpC gene encoding anaerobic glycerol-3-phosphate dehydrogenase subunit GlpC, whose amino-acid sequence MNLLDEKSFENCIKCTVCTTVCPVSRVNPDYPGPKQSGPDGERLRLKDAALYDDALKYCTNCKRCEVACPSDVKIGDIIQRAKARYGKSRFNLRDAILSHTDLMGTLSTPFSPLVNTATSLKPVRNLLDKTLGIDGHRELPKYSSGTFRSWYRKQAAAQKAFAEQVAFFHGCYVNYNHSDLGKDLVRVMNAMGFGVQLLEREKCCGVPLIANGFIDKAKKQAAINAASLEKAVIEQGLPVIATSSTCTFTLRDEYPQVLDIDTRPMRDHIELATRFIWKQLESGKELKLKALPLRIAYHTPCHMEKMGWSLYTLDLLRRLPGVELIILESQCCGIAGTYGFKKENYNTSQSIGAPLFQQIEESGVDLVVTDCETCKWQIEMSTRKKCEHPITLLARALA is encoded by the coding sequence ATGAATCTGCTTGATGAAAAGAGTTTCGAAAATTGTATTAAATGCACCGTTTGCACCACCGTTTGCCCGGTGAGCCGGGTCAATCCTGATTATCCTGGTCCAAAGCAATCCGGGCCAGATGGCGAACGCCTGCGGCTGAAAGATGCAGCGCTTTACGATGATGCGTTGAAATATTGCACCAACTGCAAACGTTGCGAAGTGGCCTGTCCGTCTGATGTGAAAATTGGCGATATTATCCAACGCGCTAAAGCTCGCTACGGTAAATCCAGATTCAATCTAAGAGATGCCATTCTCAGCCATACCGATTTAATGGGCACGCTCTCGACGCCGTTTTCACCGCTGGTCAACACCGCGACGTCGCTCAAACCAGTGCGCAATTTGCTCGATAAAACGCTCGGCATTGACGGTCATCGCGAATTGCCCAAATACTCTTCCGGCACGTTTCGCAGCTGGTATCGCAAACAAGCCGCCGCTCAAAAAGCTTTTGCGGAACAGGTCGCGTTTTTCCACGGCTGTTACGTTAATTACAATCACTCCGATCTCGGCAAAGATTTAGTCCGCGTGATGAACGCCATGGGGTTTGGCGTGCAATTGCTGGAGCGGGAAAAATGCTGTGGCGTGCCATTAATTGCTAACGGTTTTATCGACAAAGCCAAAAAACAGGCCGCGATAAACGCAGCCTCTCTGGAGAAAGCGGTGATTGAGCAAGGGCTTCCGGTGATTGCCACATCGTCTACCTGCACGTTTACTTTACGCGACGAATACCCGCAGGTACTGGACATCGACACTCGCCCGATGCGCGACCATATAGAACTGGCGACACGTTTTATCTGGAAGCAGCTGGAAAGCGGGAAAGAGCTAAAGCTTAAAGCATTGCCGTTACGAATTGCTTATCACACGCCATGCCATATGGAGAAAATGGGTTGGTCGTTATATACGCTCGATTTATTACGCCGTCTGCCGGGTGTGGAACTGATAATACTGGAGTCTCAATGCTGCGGGATTGCCGGAACCTATGGATTTAAAAAGGAAAACTATAATACGTCGCAAAGCATCGGAGCGCCGTTATTCCAGCAAATAGAAGAAAGTGGGGTCGATTTAGTCGTGACGGATTGCGAAACCTGTAAATGGCAGATTGAGATGTCTACCCGTAAAAAATGCGAGCACCCGATTACGCTTCTGGCGCGGGCGCTCGCTTAG
- the menE gene encoding o-succinylbenzoate--CoA ligase yields the protein MSFQDFPWQHWAQIHGSQLALTLGHESLTWRELCQRVDRLAGGFQQQGVRADQGVVLRSKNSPEMVLAFLALLQCGARVLPLNPQLPDSLLEQLLPELTISHALTFGSPLSVAHINALTLVEGEGYHAEWQPSRFASMTLTSGSTGLPKAAVHTVAAHLASAAGVLAVMNYGASDSWLLSLPLFHVSGQGILWRWLLAGGCLVVRDLQPLDEALQGCTHASLVPTQLWRLLERSSPLALREVLLGGAAIPVELTQAAQEKGINCWCGYGLTELASTVCAKRADGLPDVGEALPGREVKVVDDEVWIRASSLASGYWKSGVVQPLVNAEGWFATRDRGVLHGRRLTIIGRLDNLFFSGGEGIQPEEIESVIAQHPAVSLAFVVPVDDAEFGQRPVAVVEAEEDFDISLLTEWLQGKVARFQQPVRWLRLPDEMKQGGIKISRLQLTLWVKRVAKI from the coding sequence ATGAGTTTTCAAGATTTTCCGTGGCAACACTGGGCGCAAATTCACGGTAGTCAACTCGCGCTGACGTTAGGCCATGAAAGCCTGACCTGGCGCGAGTTGTGCCAGCGTGTTGATCGGCTGGCAGGCGGTTTCCAGCAGCAAGGTGTACGTGCGGATCAAGGCGTCGTGCTGCGCTCGAAAAACTCCCCGGAAATGGTGCTGGCGTTTCTCGCATTATTACAATGCGGGGCGCGCGTTTTACCGCTCAATCCGCAATTACCGGATTCATTACTCGAGCAATTACTTCCTGAGCTGACCATTAGCCATGCGCTTACTTTCGGCTCGCCGCTTAGCGTTGCGCATATCAATGCGTTAACGCTGGTGGAAGGCGAGGGTTATCATGCCGAGTGGCAGCCCTCGCGATTTGCCTCGATGACGCTGACCTCTGGCTCCACGGGTTTGCCAAAAGCCGCGGTGCATACCGTTGCGGCGCATCTTGCCAGCGCCGCTGGGGTGTTAGCGGTAATGAACTATGGTGCGAGCGATAGCTGGTTGCTTTCGTTGCCGCTGTTCCATGTTTCCGGGCAGGGCATTTTGTGGCGCTGGTTATTGGCGGGCGGTTGCCTGGTGGTGCGTGATTTACAGCCGTTAGATGAAGCGCTGCAAGGCTGCACTCACGCCTCGCTGGTGCCGACCCAACTCTGGCGTTTGCTGGAACGCTCATCTCCCCTGGCGTTGCGCGAAGTGTTGCTGGGCGGGGCGGCTATTCCCGTTGAACTCACCCAGGCGGCACAGGAAAAAGGGATCAATTGCTGGTGCGGTTATGGCTTAACAGAGCTGGCATCAACGGTGTGCGCTAAACGCGCTGACGGGTTGCCGGATGTTGGCGAAGCATTGCCGGGTCGCGAAGTTAAAGTCGTTGATGACGAAGTGTGGATTCGTGCCAGCAGCCTGGCTTCAGGTTACTGGAAATCAGGTGTTGTGCAGCCGCTGGTGAACGCTGAAGGATGGTTTGCCACCCGCGATCGTGGCGTTTTACATGGCCGTCGGCTGACGATTATTGGCCGTCTCGACAACCTGTTTTTCAGCGGCGGGGAAGGGATCCAGCCGGAAGAAATTGAAAGCGTTATCGCGCAGCACCCGGCAGTCAGCCTGGCGTTTGTCGTCCCGGTTGATGATGCCGAATTCGGCCAGCGCCCGGTGGCGGTCGTTGAAGCCGAAGAAGATTTTGATATATCGCTGCTGACCGAATGGCTACAGGGCAAAGTGGCGCGTTTTCAGCAGCCCGTGCGTTGGCTGCGTTTGCCCGATGAGATGAAGCAGGGTGGGATTAAGATTTCGCGTTTGCAATTAACGTTGTGGGTAAAGCGGGTGGCTAAAATTTAG
- a CDS encoding tripartite tricarboxylate transporter TctB family protein — MSDRIFAGIWIVLCIGGLFVGWQIQSEYSYEPVGPRPFPLAILGLMLMCAVLLILRHPDVVEWPHRRTLQRLLIMIISLAIYAWAFEWLGFPLATTLLTASFGLLFGATIPAALISGVVMGGVLFYSFDRLLDVTLPLGVWLN; from the coding sequence ATGAGCGATCGTATTTTTGCCGGGATCTGGATTGTTCTGTGTATTGGCGGCCTGTTTGTCGGCTGGCAAATTCAGAGCGAATACAGCTATGAACCCGTCGGGCCACGCCCGTTTCCTTTAGCCATTCTCGGCTTGATGCTGATGTGCGCGGTGTTGCTGATTTTGCGCCATCCCGATGTCGTGGAGTGGCCGCATCGCCGGACGTTGCAGCGCCTGCTGATCATGATTATTAGCCTGGCAATCTACGCCTGGGCATTTGAATGGCTCGGCTTCCCACTGGCAACGACGCTCCTCACCGCCAGTTTCGGTTTACTGTTTGGTGCAACGATTCCGGCGGCATTAATTTCTGGCGTAGTGATGGGTGGAGTGTTGTTTTACTCCTTTGACCGCCTGCTGGATGTGACCCTTCCTCTCGGCGTTTGGCTGAACTGA
- a CDS encoding Bug family tripartite tricarboxylate transporter substrate binding protein: protein MKRTLLSALTASALLLTAFNTLAAEVPSRTECIAPAKPGGGFDLTCKLIQVSLQETGVLEKPMRVTYMPGGVGAVAYNAIVAQRPAEAGTVVAFSGGSLLNLSQGKFGRYGVDDVRWLASVGTDYGMIAVRADSPWKDLKSLLAAMEKDPNSVVIGAGASIGSQDWMKTALLAQKAHVDPHKMRYVAFEGGGEPVTALMGNHVQAVSGDLSEMVPYLNGDKLRVLAVFSEERLPGQLAKIPTAKEQGFDLVWPIIRGFYVGPKVTDAEYQWWVETFNKLQQTEDFKKQRDLRGLFEFNMSGKELDDYVKKQVTGYREQAKAFGLAK, encoded by the coding sequence ATGAAACGAACCCTACTCTCTGCCCTTACCGCTTCAGCTTTGTTGTTAACTGCTTTTAATACGCTGGCAGCAGAAGTCCCATCCCGCACCGAATGTATCGCTCCGGCCAAGCCCGGCGGCGGTTTTGACCTGACCTGCAAACTGATTCAGGTCAGCCTGCAAGAAACCGGCGTGCTGGAAAAACCGATGCGCGTGACTTACATGCCCGGCGGCGTTGGGGCGGTTGCCTATAACGCGATTGTTGCCCAGCGCCCTGCCGAAGCAGGAACGGTGGTCGCATTTTCCGGTGGTTCTCTGCTGAACCTGTCGCAAGGTAAGTTTGGCCGTTATGGCGTCGATGACGTGCGCTGGCTGGCAAGTGTTGGCACCGATTACGGCATGATTGCGGTGCGGGCTGACTCGCCGTGGAAAGATTTGAAATCGCTGCTCGCGGCGATGGAGAAAGATCCTAACAGCGTGGTGATTGGTGCGGGTGCATCTATCGGCAGCCAGGACTGGATGAAAACCGCGCTACTGGCGCAAAAAGCCCATGTCGATCCTCACAAGATGCGTTACGTCGCCTTTGAAGGCGGCGGCGAGCCGGTTACAGCCTTGATGGGCAACCATGTGCAAGCGGTATCGGGCGATTTGAGCGAAATGGTACCGTATCTCAATGGTGACAAACTGCGCGTGCTGGCGGTGTTCTCTGAAGAGCGTCTGCCCGGCCAACTGGCAAAAATCCCTACCGCAAAAGAGCAAGGTTTTGACCTGGTATGGCCGATTATTCGTGGCTTCTACGTCGGACCGAAGGTGACTGATGCGGAATACCAGTGGTGGGTCGAAACCTTTAACAAGCTCCAGCAAACCGAAGATTTCAAAAAGCAACGTGACTTGCGCGGCCTGTTCGAGTTCAACATGAGCGGCAAAGAACTGGATGACTACGTGAAGAAACAGGTGACGGGTTATCGCGAACAAGCCAAAGCGTTTGGGCTTGCTAAATAA
- a CDS encoding YfaZ family outer membrane protein has translation MNKLLIATVAGLALVSASASAISISGQAGEKYTNVAVGFGQDSAGLTMNGNYAHNDDDGDTAGLGLGLNVPLGPFMGTVGGRAVYLNPKDGDEGYAVAVGGGLSWKIFDSFSVFGDYYYSPDSLSSGVKDYQEASAGARWTIIRPITVEAGYRYIGVDGKDGNRDNAIADGPYVGVSAGF, from the coding sequence ATGAACAAATTATTAATAGCAACTGTTGCCGGTCTGGCTCTCGTTTCAGCATCAGCAAGCGCGATTAGCATCAGTGGCCAGGCGGGTGAAAAATACACCAACGTGGCAGTTGGCTTTGGTCAGGATTCAGCAGGCCTGACGATGAACGGCAACTACGCCCATAACGATGACGACGGTGATACCGCAGGTTTAGGTCTGGGTCTGAATGTTCCATTGGGCCCATTTATGGGTACCGTGGGTGGTCGTGCGGTATATCTGAATCCAAAAGATGGCGATGAAGGTTACGCCGTTGCCGTCGGCGGCGGTTTGAGCTGGAAAATCTTCGACAGCTTCTCCGTGTTCGGTGATTACTACTACTCTCCAGACTCTCTCTCAAGCGGCGTAAAAGATTATCAAGAAGCTAGCGCTGGCGCACGCTGGACCATTATACGTCCAATTACCGTAGAAGCCGGTTATCGCTATATTGGCGTTGATGGCAAAGATGGCAACCGTGATAACGCCATCGCAGACGGCCCGTACGTCGGCGTTTCCGCCGGTTTTTGA
- a CDS encoding sensor histidine kinase, with product MQTIKPQSLFGQLLLFLGLPLFILWGFSAVSSYLSAMNAATQAYDRTLLASTRTVAEKLVVHDGKLDVEVPWVVLDSFERNMNDRLYYKVTDTQGKVISGYDDLPDMPENTPGTELYPALAWFYDATYRGQTLRVARLLQPVNEGGVNGMAQIIVAETVQSRHYLAVRLLASATLTQGGLVLLTLTLAWLLLRRVLKPMRQLSVQMVRRDPGDLTPLPDLLPWSETRLLIVSFNRYIESLRGVLARQSRFSADASHQLRTPLTVLKTQAAVALSSPDPMQWRESLVAMQTTLDSTIHLTERLLQLSRLSRLDQTEGQAMEPVDLVKIAQACCFSSMAQARSKNIDLGYEGLDEVWITGEPVLLAELCINLLDNALKYTPENGVVTIRVTRDETQCAWLEIEDSGPGIESGLVRHALMPFHRLDNSAAQNGAGIGLALVNDIARYHRTRPELLRAESGGLLVRVKLAAV from the coding sequence ATGCAAACCATTAAGCCGCAATCGTTATTCGGACAATTGCTGCTTTTTCTCGGTTTACCGCTGTTTATTTTGTGGGGTTTTTCTGCGGTCAGCAGTTATCTGAGCGCGATGAATGCCGCGACACAAGCCTACGACCGCACTTTGCTGGCCTCGACCCGCACCGTTGCAGAGAAGTTGGTTGTGCATGATGGAAAGCTTGACGTGGAGGTGCCCTGGGTGGTGCTCGACAGCTTCGAGCGCAATATGAATGACCGGCTCTATTACAAAGTCACCGACACGCAGGGCAAAGTGATTTCGGGTTATGACGATTTACCCGACATGCCTGAAAACACGCCGGGCACTGAGCTTTACCCTGCGCTGGCGTGGTTTTATGACGCGACGTATCGCGGGCAAACGCTGCGCGTTGCGCGTCTGCTCCAGCCGGTTAACGAGGGGGGAGTAAACGGCATGGCGCAAATTATCGTCGCCGAAACCGTTCAATCGCGGCACTACCTGGCGGTGCGTTTATTGGCTTCGGCCACGCTCACTCAGGGCGGCCTGGTGTTACTGACGTTAACGCTTGCCTGGCTATTATTACGACGCGTGCTCAAACCGATGCGCCAGCTTTCCGTGCAGATGGTGCGCCGTGACCCAGGCGATTTAACACCATTGCCCGATTTATTGCCCTGGTCTGAAACCCGCTTATTGATTGTTTCATTTAACCGCTACATCGAAAGCCTGCGCGGCGTGCTGGCCCGGCAATCGCGGTTCAGCGCCGATGCTTCTCACCAGTTGCGAACGCCATTAACCGTGTTAAAAACCCAGGCTGCCGTGGCGCTCAGTAGCCCTGATCCGATGCAGTGGCGTGAAAGCCTGGTCGCGATGCAAACCACCCTCGATAGCACCATTCATTTAACCGAACGCTTATTACAGCTTTCACGTTTAAGCCGCCTCGACCAGACAGAGGGGCAGGCCATGGAGCCGGTAGATTTGGTGAAAATCGCCCAGGCGTGCTGTTTCTCGAGCATGGCGCAGGCGAGAAGTAAAAATATCGATCTGGGTTATGAAGGGTTAGACGAGGTATGGATAACGGGCGAGCCTGTTTTGCTGGCTGAGCTATGCATTAACCTGCTGGATAACGCGCTGAAATATACGCCGGAAAATGGCGTGGTCACGATTCGGGTGACTCGTGATGAAACGCAATGTGCCTGGCTGGAAATTGAGGATAGCGGCCCAGGCATTGAGAGCGGGCTGGTTCGCCATGCGCTAATGCCGTTCCATCGTTTAGATAATAGTGCTGCACAAAATGGGGCGGGAATTGGACTGGCACTGGTGAATGATATTGCGCGTTATCACCGGACGAGACCTGAGTTATTGCGTGCAGAATCGGGTGGATTGCTGGTGAGAGTTAAACTGGCTGCGGTTTAA
- a CDS encoding tripartite tricarboxylate transporter permease, translated as MDTWFYLSQGFAVALTPENLMIALIGCFVGTIVGLLPGLGPINGVAILLPLAFALKLPPESALILLATVYIGCEYGGRISSILLNVPGDAAAIMTALDGYPMAKEGRGGVALSISAVSSFIGSLLAITGIILFAPALAQWSLAFGPAEYFALMVFAIACLGSMMAQNPLKSFLAALIGLGLATVGVDANTGVYRFTFDSVHLSDGVQFIVVVIGLFSVSEILLMLESTSSGQVLVRKTGRMMFNMKEAAQCTGATLRSSVIGFFVGILPGAGATIASAIAYMTEKKISGNSETFGKGDIRGVAAPEAANNASACGSFIPMLTLGVPGSGTTAVMMGALTLYNITPGPAMFTEQPDIVWGLIASLLIANVMLLIMNIPLIGFFTKMLSIPLWFLVPAIAAVSAVGVYAVHSTTFDLLLMVGLGVLGYILRKMHFPMSPLILGFVLGEMLEQNLRRALSISNGGLSILWESGVAKSLLIMAIVVIVVPPVLRLIRRQRNKSVLESGL; from the coding sequence ATGGATACCTGGTTTTATTTATCGCAAGGTTTTGCCGTTGCTCTGACGCCGGAAAACCTGATGATTGCCCTGATTGGCTGCTTTGTTGGCACCATCGTCGGGCTGCTACCTGGCCTCGGCCCAATTAACGGCGTAGCGATTTTGCTGCCGCTGGCGTTCGCTCTGAAATTACCGCCGGAGTCCGCACTGATTCTACTGGCTACGGTCTACATTGGATGCGAATACGGAGGGCGTATCTCATCAATACTGCTTAACGTGCCGGGGGATGCGGCTGCCATCATGACCGCGCTCGATGGCTACCCGATGGCAAAAGAAGGTCGCGGTGGCGTGGCGTTATCCATTTCTGCGGTGAGTTCGTTTATCGGTTCATTGCTGGCCATTACCGGCATCATCCTTTTTGCTCCAGCACTGGCGCAGTGGTCGCTGGCATTTGGCCCTGCGGAATACTTTGCCTTAATGGTTTTTGCCATTGCCTGCCTTGGCAGCATGATGGCACAAAATCCGCTGAAGTCGTTCCTTGCAGCGTTGATTGGTCTGGGTCTTGCCACCGTCGGAGTGGATGCCAACACCGGGGTATATCGCTTCACATTTGATAGCGTTCACCTCTCCGACGGTGTGCAATTTATTGTGGTGGTTATTGGCCTGTTCTCGGTTTCAGAAATCCTGTTAATGCTCGAAAGCACCAGCAGCGGGCAGGTTCTGGTCCGCAAAACCGGGCGCATGATGTTTAACATGAAGGAAGCCGCACAATGCACGGGAGCAACGCTGCGATCTTCGGTTATCGGGTTCTTCGTCGGCATTCTGCCGGGCGCGGGAGCCACCATCGCCAGTGCCATTGCCTATATGACCGAGAAGAAAATCAGCGGTAATAGCGAAACCTTTGGTAAAGGCGATATTCGCGGCGTGGCCGCGCCGGAAGCGGCAAACAATGCTTCGGCCTGCGGTTCGTTTATCCCGATGTTAACGCTGGGTGTTCCAGGTTCCGGCACCACGGCAGTGATGATGGGCGCGCTGACGCTTTATAACATCACGCCAGGCCCGGCCATGTTTACCGAGCAACCGGATATCGTTTGGGGATTGATTGCGTCATTGCTGATTGCCAACGTGATGCTGCTGATTATGAACATTCCGCTCATCGGCTTCTTTACTAAGATGTTGAGCATTCCGCTGTGGTTCCTGGTGCCTGCAATTGCTGCCGTTTCTGCGGTAGGCGTTTATGCGGTTCACAGCACCACTTTCGACTTGCTGTTGATGGTCGGGCTGGGTGTGCTGGGTTATATCCTGCGTAAGATGCACTTCCCGATGTCGCCGCTGATTCTGGGTTTTGTTCTCGGGGAAATGCTCGAGCAAAACCTGCGTCGCGCGCTGTCTATCAGCAACGGCGGGTTGAGCATTCTGTGGGAAAGTGGCGTGGCGAAAAGCCTGTTGATTATGGCGATTGTGGTTATCGTTGTGCCGCCGGTTCTGCGTTTGATTCGCCGCCAGCGTAATAAATCAGTTTTAGAGTCAGGTTTGTAG